In Nitrospirota bacterium, the DNA window AGGCTGGTTTACTGTTTACTGTTTGCTATTTACTGCTCGCTGCTTTTATCAGGTTGCAGTGTAGAGAAAGAAAAAACATACAGACAGACAGAGATAGCAATGGACACTGATGTGACTGTGACAGTGGTAAGTCCATCAGAAAGAAAAGCAAAGGATGCAGTTGAGGCTGCTTTTGCTGAGATAAAGCGCCTTGATAAACTCCTGAACTACTTTTCCCAGGACAGCGAGCTATCAGCCATTAACAGGGCCTCAGGGGTCAACCCTGTAAAGGTAAGCCCTGAGACCCTTGAGGTCATTAAAAAAGCAGTCGATGTCGCCAGGCTAACAGGAGGAGCATTTGAGCCGACCATAGGGCCTGTGATGAAATTATGGAATTTCGAATTAAAGACCATCCCGGACAGAAAGGAAATAAAAAATGCCCTTGCCCTCGTTGACTACAGGAAGGTGAAGATAAACGAATCAACATCAGAGATATTCTTAGAAAAAAGGGGCATGGAACTTGACCTCGGAGGGATTGCAAAAGGCTATGCGGCTGACAGGGCATTAGAGGCTATAAAGGCAAAGGGAATCAAGGCAGCCCTTATAGCCATTGCAGGCGATATAAAGGGTTTTGGATTAAACCATGACGGCATTCCGTGGAAGGTCGGGCTCCAGAACCCGAGACCTGCAAAAAATTCAGTCGGCAGTCAAATGCCTGGGGACCGGGAGATGTTGACCCCGCCATCGGCGGGGGACATTATGGCAAGCTTTTATCTAAAAGATAGGGCAGTGTCAACATCCGGAGATTATCAAAGATTTTTTATAAAGGATAAAGAGCGCTACCATCACATACTCAATCCAGAAACCGGGCAGCCTGCAAAGGGTCTCATAAGTGTCACTGTAATTGCTTCTGATGGCTACATGGCTGATGCCATTTCGACTGGTGTTCTTGTCCTCGGCCCTGAAAGAGGAATGAAACTACTTGAATCCCTGGGCCTTGGCGGCATAATGGTTGATAGCAACAATAAAATCTCCATGACAGGGGACATCAAAGGAGAAGTAAAGATTGAAAAGACTCCTTAGCATGGCCACACTCGGAGATAAGATTCTTTTTATCTCTCTATTTATTGCAACTCTAATCAGCTTTTTATTTGTAAAAGACCTATTTCCCGCAGGCGGTCTTGTAAAGGTCACAGTAGCCGGCAATACAGCCTATCTCCTTTCTATAGAGGAGAACAGGACAGTTAAAGTTACAGGCCCTATCGGTGATAATGTCATTGAAATAAAAAATGGCCGAGTTCATATAAAAGAGGCTTCCTGCCCAAATAAATTGTGCGTTTATCAGGGATGGATTGACCGCGGCTCAATAATATGCCTTCCGAACAGGTTTGTCGT includes these proteins:
- a CDS encoding FAD:protein FMN transferase — encoded protein: MRLVYCLLFAIYCSLLLSGCSVEKEKTYRQTEIAMDTDVTVTVVSPSERKAKDAVEAAFAEIKRLDKLLNYFSQDSELSAINRASGVNPVKVSPETLEVIKKAVDVARLTGGAFEPTIGPVMKLWNFELKTIPDRKEIKNALALVDYRKVKINESTSEIFLEKRGMELDLGGIAKGYAADRALEAIKAKGIKAALIAIAGDIKGFGLNHDGIPWKVGLQNPRPAKNSVGSQMPGDREMLTPPSAGDIMASFYLKDRAVSTSGDYQRFFIKDKERYHHILNPETGQPAKGLISVTVIASDGYMADAISTGVLVLGPERGMKLLESLGLGGIMVDSNNKISMTGDIKGEVKIEKTP
- a CDS encoding NusG domain II-containing protein, which gives rise to MKRLLSMATLGDKILFISLFIATLISFLFVKDLFPAGGLVKVTVAGNTAYLLSIEENRTVKVTGPIGDNVIEIKNGRVHIKEASCPNKLCVYQGWIDRGSIICLPNRFVVSVGGFNQRQSSSGPYDAITK